AGGCGTAATCCCCCGTCCTTCAGGGCGGGGATATAAGCCTTCGGCGCTTGCGCCGCAATACGGCACCGAAGGTGACGCAGGGCCACCGGGACTGAGGATGCATGTGCCACCATGTGCACATGCCGGAAGAGCGTTCTACACGACATGCACACTTCAATTTGAACTACCATCTGGTGTTCACGCCGAAGGATCGTCGTCGTTCGTTCTCCGGCCCCAGTCGTGACCGTCTGATGGAGATTTTTACGGCGACCTGCACGGAGCGGGAGTGGAAGGTGCTGGGGATGGAGGTCATGCCTGACCATGTTCATGTGTTCGTCTCCTGCCCGCCGAAGTGGGCACCGTCCGATATCGCCAAGATTCTGAAAGGTGTATCGGCACGGCTGTTGTTGCAAGACTTCCCGGCGTTGCGGCGATGCGGCCATCTGTGGACGAACGCCTATTACGTCGGCTCGGCGGGCAAGATTTCCGCCGATGTGATCCAGCGGTACATCGCCAACCAGCGCAAGCATCAGGTAGATGACGATGACGTTTAAGGCAATGAAGTACAGGTTGTTTCCGAACGCCACGCAGGAGAAGGTGCTGGACACCACGCTGTATCTGTGCCGTCAGCTCTACAACGGAGCACTGGAAGAGCGGAGAGGCGCATACAAGAAGGCAGGGGTGTCCGTCAGCTACTACGAGCAGAAACGTGCCCTGACCGAGATCAAGGCCGATCTGCCGGAGTACAAGGATATCCATTCGCAGGTGTTGCAGGACGTGATCGAACGGCTGGACAAGAGCTTCAAGGGGTTTTTCCGGCGCATCAAGTCGGGTGCGAAAGCGGGGTATCCCCGCTTCAAGGGTCGGGCACACTATGACTCCTTCACCTACCCGCAGGCTGGGAAAACAGGGGCGATGCCTCTGGAAAATGCAGGCAAGGTGTATCTGTCGAAGATCGGCAACGTGCGCTGCAAGTATCACCGCCCGCTGGAGGGCACCATCAAGACGGCGACGGTCAAACGGGAAGGCGACAAGTGGGACATCGTTTTTGTCTGCCAAGTCGAAGTCGTCGCGCTGCCCGCGACTGGCGACGACATTGGGATTGATCTGGGTACAAACCCGAACTTCCTCATCACCTCAGACGGGGAGTTCGTGCCTGCTCCGCGTCACTTCAAGAAAAGCGAACGCAAGATCGGTCTGCTGCAACGGGCGACAAGCAGGAAGAAGCGTGGGAGTCGTCGTCACAAAGCACTGAAGCGCCAGGTCGCCGCCGAACATCGGCGGGTTGCCAATCGGCGTCGGGACTTCCACCACAAAACCGCCCGCACCCTGGTCGATCGCCATGACGCGGTGTATCACGAAGACCTGAACATCATCGGCCTGGCCCGTTCCAGCACCGCCAAAGGCGTGCTGGATGCAGGCTGGGCCAGCTTCATCAATATCCTTTCCCTCAAAGCTGTGAATGCTGGACGGAAAGTTTTGGGGGTTGACCCCAACTACACGAGTCAGGATTGCAGCCGGTGCGGCCACAGGCAGAAGGTCAAGATCGGCCACGCCTACATCTGCGCCAACTGCGGCATGGACATGCACCGAGATGTCAATGCTGCGATTAACATCCTGAATCGGGGCCGGGATGCGGCCTTCAGCGAGAGCGTGCCAGTGACGGCGCTTGTAGACCTGAGAAGCCTCGCCCTTTAGGGCGGGGAGTCATCACATGTTCAAGCGCTTGGTGTCGCTGGTTTCCAAG
The DNA window shown above is from Deinococcus ruber and carries:
- the tnpA gene encoding IS200/IS605 family transposase, whose product is MHMPEERSTRHAHFNLNYHLVFTPKDRRRSFSGPSRDRLMEIFTATCTEREWKVLGMEVMPDHVHVFVSCPPKWAPSDIAKILKGVSARLLLQDFPALRRCGHLWTNAYYVGSAGKISADVIQRYIANQRKHQVDDDDV
- a CDS encoding RNA-guided endonuclease InsQ/TnpB family protein produces the protein MTFKAMKYRLFPNATQEKVLDTTLYLCRQLYNGALEERRGAYKKAGVSVSYYEQKRALTEIKADLPEYKDIHSQVLQDVIERLDKSFKGFFRRIKSGAKAGYPRFKGRAHYDSFTYPQAGKTGAMPLENAGKVYLSKIGNVRCKYHRPLEGTIKTATVKREGDKWDIVFVCQVEVVALPATGDDIGIDLGTNPNFLITSDGEFVPAPRHFKKSERKIGLLQRATSRKKRGSRRHKALKRQVAAEHRRVANRRRDFHHKTARTLVDRHDAVYHEDLNIIGLARSSTAKGVLDAGWASFINILSLKAVNAGRKVLGVDPNYTSQDCSRCGHRQKVKIGHAYICANCGMDMHRDVNAAINILNRGRDAAFSESVPVTALVDLRSLAL